The DNA window TCACACCGTCGCACATCGCTGGGACGCCACCGGCCACCTGACCGACGGCCCCTACTGCGTGCAGTGCCTGTTTAAGCTTTTGCGGGTAGTTTTCGTAGGGCTGGTGGGCGGACAACATGTCGTTATAAGCGGTAATGATGGCGATATCGCTGCGCACCATATTTTTCAGCGCAGTTTTGTCATCCGGCTGGCAGGCGGCGAATCCATGGGCCAGATTACCGCAGGCCAATTGGGCCCGATGTACGGTTTGTGAACGTGCTGCTTCAATGCGTGCCAGATAGGCGGTACGGCTCGATTTGGAACGGTCGATGATGCGTTGTGTGACACGGGATAGGGTTGGATTAATCATACCTTCCTCACATGCTATTGTTATAGACGCCGCCTGTGGCGGTGCCCCCGGTGGTGAATTGCAGCCCTGATGTGCAAGGCCGGGGGCGCTGTTATGTCGTTATGGTGGTTTAAAACAGGGTGAAAGCAATCATGCCGATAATCCCGCCCACGCTACCCAGAATGGTTTCCATCACCGTCCAGGTTTTCAGCGTTTGCAGCTCATTGGCACCGGTAAATTTGCCGAACAGCCAGAAACCGGCGTCGTTGACGTGACTGAGTACGATAGATCCACCGGCAATACAGATAGCCAGCGCGGCCAGTTGTCCGCCGCCAAGCCCCAGTTGGCTGGTCACCGGTAATACCAGGCCGACGGTGGTCAGACAGGCCACGGTGGCAGATCCCTGAATCACTCGTACCATGGCGGACAGCACAAAGGCCGCGACGGCGATCGGCAGACCGGTACCGATCATGGCGTCCCCCAGGGCTGGGCCGACGCCGGAATCCACCAAAATCTGTTTGAAGACGCCACCGGCCCCGGTCATCAGCAAAATGATCCCGGCGGGCTGGACTGCCGCAGAGCAAATGGCCAGCGTTTGTTCGTTGGTCATGCCGCGTGGTTTCGCCAGTCCATAAATCACGATCAAACAGGCGACTAAAATGGCGATAAACGGGTGGCCGATAAACTCCAGCCATTGTTGTAACTGCGAGCCAGGCGTGACCAGGCGGGCGCCAATGGTTTTCATGCCGACCAGCACCAGTGGGCAGAGTACCAGCGCCAGACTAAGGCCAAATGACGGCAGTTTGGCGGTGTTCAGCGTCGGTTCGTTTTCATCCGCCGGCATTGACCAGTTAACGTAGCGGCTGATAAAGCTGCCGTACAACGGGCCGGCAATCAGCATGCCGAGGACCGCGGCGACCAGACCGATGGCAATCATCCAGCCGAAGTCGGCCTTCATTTGTGAAGCCAGCAGCATCGGTACCGGCCCCGGCAGCAAGAACGACGCGGCGGCGGCGACACCGGCAAACAGCGGAATGGCCAGCTTAACGATGTTGCCGTCGGTGCGGCGCGCCACGGCAAACACGATGCCGATCAGCAGCACCACGGCCACGTCAAAGAACAGCGGCAAGGCACAGATCAAACCGGCAATGCCGAGTGCGTAATGGGCCTTGCTTTGGCCGAAACGTTTCAGCAAATGTGCCGCAATTTGGTCCAGCGCGCCGACTTCATGCAGTATTTTGCCAAACATCGCCCCCAGCGCCACCACGATGGCCAGGAAGCCCAAGGTGTCGCCCATGCCTTTTTGCATGGTATCGGCAATGCGATCCAGCGGCATGCCGGAGAAGATCCCGGCAGCGATAGACACCAGCATTAATGCGACAAAGGCGTGCATACGCGCCTTCATCACCAGAAACAGCAGTAAGAGAACCGAGCCGACTGCGGTACCGACCAGCGTTACAGTATTCACGCGCACACATCCTGTGGCAGGAAACTTTGGATATGTTTCACCGTATCGGCGATCACCGCTTCCAGCGGCTGGTTGATGTCCACCGACATCACGTCGCTCTCATCTGCGCCCGGTTGTTCCAGCGCGGCAAACTGTGTGACCAGCATCTGCGGTTTGAAGAAGTGGCCGTTGCGGGCCGCCAGACGGGCTTCAATCACCGGGAAGTCACCGTGCAGGTAGATGAACGACAGGTTGCCATTACCGGCACGCAGGCGATCGCGGTAGTGTTTCTTCAGCGCTGAACAGACAATAACCGAAACATTATTGGTTCGCTGCATGGCGAAGGCGGCGTCGTTGAGTGCGGCCAGCCAAGGGGCACGATCGTCATCATTCAGCGGTTCGCCGGCGGCCATTTTCAGGATATTACTACGCGGGTGCAGAAAATCACCGTCGAGGAACCCGGCAGAAAGTTGGCGGGCCGCTGCGGCGGCCACAGCGGACTTGCCACTGCCAGAAACGCCCATAATGACGTAAATGCGGTTTTGATTATTGGTCATGGCTTAGCTCCAAAACGATGAGAGACGTTACCTTATTCTATTTGTTACCGGTAACATGTTATCGGTAACATTGTCGAAGGAAGTTTCGTCGGTTGCAATGGGCTTTAGCTGCCAGGATCGTTATCTGTGATCGGCTTCAAGTTTTTATTGGGGGAGGGAAACAGGATCGGTACAGCGTTTTACATGCTGACAACAGCAGGGGCGCAACAAGCGTGGTGGACGGAAAGGCGAGGGTTTGCACAACAGCGGCACCATTGTGCAAACCTATTATGTGGTTTTAATTATTGGTCGTTGCCTTCTTTTGTTCCAGCAGACGATCAACCTCCTGCTTGGCCTCACGGAATTGTTTTTGGTATTCCGGGCTGGCCTGCAGGCGGGCAAAAGCGCCGGCGGCAAGGAAGCGGCCTGCGTCAACATCACTTTCCCAATGCACGCCGCAAATCAGACGGCTACGGCCAAATTCATAGCCCTTTTTCATTAACGGGGTGGATAACTGCGGTTCCATTGCCGTTAAGGTCATTGCCCACATCATCCCGGTGACGGCATGGCCGGAAGGGTAAGAACCGCCATCGTTACTTAATGCACTATGTTCTTTTGGGGTACAGCTATCAATGCGCAATGCCGAATAGGGACGAATGCGGCTAAAGGCTTTCTTGGTGTCATTGGAGGCATAACCTGCATCGGTAAAGACACGGGCGAGCAGCAGGTGCAATCGAGGCGTATTTTTACGTGAAATAGTGATACCTAACGCCGGTGAGAATGCGCTGCCAATATAGTTAAAGGAGAGTTTGGCATCCTTGATCGCCAACTGGCCGCGTGGCGTATCGCGCAGCTTGCGTAATTCATGGAATGTCTCAATGTCGCTTTGTGCGGCGGCGGAGTTTTCCTTAGGTGGCGGCGGCAGGATTTTAGCGCCGTCCGGGTAATCCGCCGGCGTCAGGTAGCCGTTGATCCAACCCTTGATATAAGGCGAAAAGCCCACGTCAGGATAGCCGATATCACTGTAATCGGTACGCCAGGTCTCAGTGGGATCATTATTTGGCGCAGTATCATCTTTTGCCTGGGCGGGTGATAAACATGCCACCGAGCCGAATAGTAATACCAATGCGGTAAATCTATTTAAATTCTTCCTTGTTTTCATTATATTTCCCTCTTGTTGGTGTTATGTTTTCCGGTAATTTCTATGACTCAAGTCCTGAGATTAACTGACAACGAATAACCCTAAGAAATACAAAATATTTAACAGGATGCCGCATATTATTGTTGCCACTACCGGTGCGGCGATTTTCAATATTGGGCGTCCCAGCGCTTCGTTAAGGAAATAAAGTGCGGCGGTAATGCTGAATCCGGTATAACCCGCCATCTTGATGGAGGCAAAAATGGCACCAATCATCAGGGCGAATTCCATCAGCATGTTCATGGCGTTGCGGATGCTGTCGGATGCGTTACGAACCGAAGGATAGTTGCTCAACCAGCGGCCGATAGAGCGTAATAACAGGACTTCCAGCGTGATGGTTAACGCGCCGAAAATGGCCGCCAACCAGGGTGAGGGGGCCAGATAACCCACGGTAAAAACAAAGGTAAAACCGGCAACGGCGTAGACGCCGGTGGCTAGTGCGGTAGTGGCGATGAGCGGAATAAAACCTAACCCGCGCATAAATTCAGCCAGCGCCGCCTGATTCACCAGCGCCGCCGACTCCTCGGGTGAAACCCCAGGGGCCCAGGCTTTTGCCAGGGTGTAGATAGATACCTCGGATCCGCCAAACAGCTTCAGGCTGGCCACCGTCGATATCAGTGCGCCGGTAATGGCAAGCAGCGGCAGATTTTTGATAATTCTTGAGGTTCTTTCTTCAAAAACTGAGGCGCCGTGGTTGTTCTCATGATGCTTGCGCTGAGAAATATCACGAAAGATGGCAATCCCCAACAGCATGACCATACCGACGAAGATCTCGATGGATTCAGGGAAAAGAGAAGGGTAAAAACGTACCACAATCACGCGGGCCATCAGCACCACGACCGCGGCCAACAGGCTGTGACGCCAGCCGAATTGATAAAAAATAGCGACCAGTGGGAACAGGGCGAAAGCCGAAATCACCGGGCTGGAAAGCTCGCCCAGCGAACCGAGAATATCCACCGGCAGGGCGGTAAGCAGGGTGTTGATCGGTACCAGACTGGTTAATACCAATACGCCCCAGACCATGCCCAAAGTGAACGCCAGGTAACTGTTAAATGCCAATACGCCGATGATGTCGGTAGGCAGAAACAGTAACCAGCTGTTCAACAGACCGGTTGATAAGGTAAATGAAATCCCGACGGAAGCCACAAAACCGATGCTTAAACCAAAGGCAATGCTGCCGGCCTCACGACGATTCATATTCCCTTCAACCAATTGCGGCAGAATGGGACGAATACCATCGTGAAATACGGCAACCGACCGATGAGAAAGCAGCGAGGTCATGCCTGTGAGCAAGGCAACGATAACAATATGCAAATATTGCTCCATGGGAAGCTCCTTAACCCAAGTGACCAATCAAAATCGGGACGGCATGTTCGACATGTTCCACCGAAAGGCCAAAAGCCACTTTCCCTTCATCAATCCATTTAACTATTTGTTCTTCTTTTGCCTGTATTCCTGGTTTGGCAATGGTGCAGCAGCGGTTGTAACCGATAATGGCGATAGCAATAGATAGCGCTGCACCCGCCCCGGTGTTACAGGCACCAATAAAATAATCCAGTTCGCCGCTTTTGACTTTACCTGCCGCCTCCATATCGTTTTGGATAAAGCACTCAAATTTACCAGGTGCGGTGGATTCAATAACCTGTTTTATTTGCTCACGTTGTAAGCCTGCAATGCCGATTTTTTTCATTATTATTATCCTTTGAAGAATGTATTGGGGTTATCGCGCAGCATAAGGTCAATATCCTGCTGGTGGATCCCCGCCTGTAATAACATGGGAATGAACGTATCAATGAGGTAGCTGAAACCTGGGCCTTCGTTGGCCGCCAGGTGTGAGCGCCGGGTGATATCCATGGAGAGCATGACCTGACCTGATAAACCCCGTTGAGCGAGTGCCAGTAAGGTAGCCACACGTTTTTCGTCTGGGTAATAATTATTTTTCCCGATGGTATCGAATTGAATTAACGCACCGGTATCCAGAATGCGTAGCAACGTTTCCCACTGATCGCGAAGATCGCAATGGCCGATAACAATATGCTCTGCGGCCACCCCGTAGCCGGTTAATAGCCGTAGCTGCTCCAGCCCCATGGTACTGAAACTGGTGTGGGTCGAAATAGGTTTACCGGTCGCCAAATGTGCCAATGCGGCGGCGTGAAACACTTTTTCTTCCGTCGGGGTAATGGTGCCTTCACTACTGCCTATTTCTGCGATGACGCTTGCACGTAACTCTGTGCCGTCAATGCCCTGTTCTATTTCGTCGATCATTTCCTGCGCCAATTGCTGTGCGCTACGTTGCGCGACATGTGGCGGGTAGAACTCCTGTTGGTAGTATCCGGTTGACGCCAGGATGTTAATGCCGCTTTCTTGCATCAGATCCAGCATAAATTGCGGGTTGCGTCCCATATAGCGATTGGTGACCTCAACCAGGTTGAGAACGCCTTTACTGACCAGCGTCCTCATTTCATCGACGAGCAAAGCGTAACAATCCAGCCTGCAATCCAAATCCTGCTTGAATGGCGACAGGTCGATATGCAGATGCTCGTGCGCATAGGTATAACCACGGCTATCGAATTGCGTTGAAAGATCCATTGTTGCCCCTTGTTGAGTTGTGAATAACACCAATGACCACTTTGTGGTTCAGAGGCGCCAAAGGTGTCACCGCAATGTCTGCATCGTTGCTGTTGCCTCAGACAGGCACTCTTAATTTTCATTTATTTGAAGATTTATGAACGACAAACTGGGTAGTGCCGTTGTTAAACCGGGTTTGTCGGCCGCTTGATAACTCTGTCCAGACTTTGGTTGTTCACTCTATATCCTCATTTTTTTGAATATATTAATGCAATGGTAAGTGAGCCTATTTGGGACAACAACGGGCAGATGACTATTACTTGAACAGGATCACAAATATAGTGAGGCGCCACAGTCGGCGCCGCTAAATTTTAATCGGCTGCTGATCCTGCATAAGGTGTGCTGTAGCCACCGAAATCGTAAACATATTGCAAGATAGCCGTTCCGTTTTCATCCGCATGATTTTCGTGATTTATCAGGAGGGCGACGACGCCTTCTGCCCCGCGCAGATGTGCCCCTGCCAGTAAGCCTGATAAAGTGATCTCCACGTCATTGGGGCGGCCATCCGGAGGCGTTAACACCGGCTGGCACTCGCTCCAGCGAACCGTTTTCCCC is part of the Serratia quinivorans genome and encodes:
- a CDS encoding Protein of uncharacterised function, translated to MEQYLHIVIVALLTGMTSLLSHRSVAVFHDGIRPILPQLVEGNMNRREAGSIAFGLSIGFVASVGISFTLSTGLLNSWLLFLPTDIIGVLAFNSYLAFTLGMVWGVLVLTSLVPINTLLTALPVDILGSLGELSSPVISAFALFPLVAIFYQFGWRHSLLAAVVVLMARVIVVRFYPSLFPESIEIFVGMVMLLGIAIFRDISQRKHHENNHGASVFEERTSRIIKNLPLLAITGALISTVASLKLFGGSEVSIYTLAKAWAPGVSPEESAALVNQAALAEFMRGLGFIPLIATTALATGVYAVAGFTFVFTVGYLAPSPWLAAIFGALTITLEVLLLRSIGRWLSNYPSVRNASDSIRNAMNMLMEFALMIGAIFASIKMAGYTGFSITAALYFLNEALGRPILKIAAPVVATIICGILLNILYFLGLFVVS
- the gntK_2 gene encoding Thermoresistant gluconokinase, producing the protein MTNNQNRIYVIMGVSGSGKSAVAAAAARQLSAGFLDGDFLHPRSNILKMAAGEPLNDDDRAPWLAALNDAAFAMQRTNNVSVIVCSALKKHYRDRLRAGNGNLSFIYLHGDFPVIEARLAARNGHFFKPQMLVTQFAALEQPGADESDVMSVDINQPLEAVIADTVKHIQSFLPQDVCA
- the gntU gene encoding Gnt-I system, which produces MNTVTLVGTAVGSVLLLLFLVMKARMHAFVALMLVSIAAGIFSGMPLDRIADTMQKGMGDTLGFLAIVVALGAMFGKILHEVGALDQIAAHLLKRFGQSKAHYALGIAGLICALPLFFDVAVVLLIGIVFAVARRTDGNIVKLAIPLFAGVAAAASFLLPGPVPMLLASQMKADFGWMIAIGLVAAVLGMLIAGPLYGSFISRYVNWSMPADENEPTLNTAKLPSFGLSLALVLCPLVLVGMKTIGARLVTPGSQLQQWLEFIGHPFIAILVACLIVIYGLAKPRGMTNEQTLAICSAAVQPAGIILLMTGAGGVFKQILVDSGVGPALGDAMIGTGLPIAVAAFVLSAMVRVIQGSATVACLTTVGLVLPVTSQLGLGGGQLAALAICIAGGSIVLSHVNDAGFWLFGKFTGANELQTLKTWTVMETILGSVGGIIGMIAFTLF
- a CDS encoding Protein of uncharacterised function DUF2620 is translated as MKKIGIAGLQREQIKQVIESTAPGKFECFIQNDMEAAGKVKSGELDYFIGACNTGAGAALSIAIAIIGYNRCCTIAKPGIQAKEEQIVKWIDEGKVAFGLSVEHVEHAVPILIGHLG
- the phoC gene encoding Major phosphate-irrepressible acid phosphatase precursor, with protein sequence MKTRKNLNRFTALVLLFGSVACLSPAQAKDDTAPNNDPTETWRTDYSDIGYPDVGFSPYIKGWINGYLTPADYPDGAKILPPPPKENSAAAQSDIETFHELRKLRDTPRGQLAIKDAKLSFNYIGSAFSPALGITISRKNTPRLHLLLARVFTDAGYASNDTKKAFSRIRPYSALRIDSCTPKEHSALSNDGGSYPSGHAVTGMMWAMTLTAMEPQLSTPLMKKGYEFGRSRLICGVHWESDVDAGRFLAAGAFARLQASPEYQKQFREAKQEVDRLLEQKKATTNN
- the php gene encoding Phosphotriesterase homology protein, which produces MDLSTQFDSRGYTYAHEHLHIDLSPFKQDLDCRLDCYALLVDEMRTLVSKGVLNLVEVTNRYMGRNPQFMLDLMQESGINILASTGYYQQEFYPPHVAQRSAQQLAQEMIDEIEQGIDGTELRASVIAEIGSSEGTITPTEEKVFHAAALAHLATGKPISTHTSFSTMGLEQLRLLTGYGVAAEHIVIGHCDLRDQWETLLRILDTGALIQFDTIGKNNYYPDEKRVATLLALAQRGLSGQVMLSMDITRRSHLAANEGPGFSYLIDTFIPMLLQAGIHQQDIDLMLRDNPNTFFKG